The DNA region AATCTCTCTATTAAATTAAACGCTCAATGAAACAATACATCTTTTATTTATTGGCAGCAATAATAATGCTATCTAGCTGCACCACTAATTACTACCTTACTGTTTCTGATACTGAAACGCCAATCTATTCAACAGACGATGGTTACGAAAAGGTGGCATTGATTGAGGCAGGTAAAGGATTCATCAGTAAAGGTAAATCATCGAGAACGGCAACAAGTTATGGGCTATCAAATGGCTACAGTCCGTATATATTAACTTGGAAACCACTTAAAAAGCTAACGAAGAAGCAACTTGCTGAGTTAGTCTTTACCACTAATTATGGTTATACCTATAGCGGTGTACCAACTTCTGATTACAGATATGGTAGGTTATTAAAAACCTACCCCAGTTATACTCCATCAGCCGAGCCTAGATCCACAACTAAATCCACTGGATCATCAGGTGGAACTGTACATGTAAAAGGTTACACTCGTAAAGATGGTACTTATGTAAGACCACATACAAGATCAGCTCCTAGGAGACATTAGATTTCATTTATACCATTATGGCCGTATTTAAACTATATTCAAAACGACAGAAAGAACTGAGGGGCGAGGTATCTGAGGTATTCACTTATGATAATTTACCAAGTGCATTAAGAGTTCAGGTATCACTTATCATTGACGATGCTTTTGGGGTCGATATAGGTCGTTATGGCAATGATAACAAGCCAGAAAAAGGGTTTGCCATGATTCACGAAATCATATGTAGAGAATATGGTGTATTTGAATTAGGTATTAATGACACTGGATACGCTCGTAGTGGCCGAGCGCAGCTTAAGAATCAATTACTTTACTCTCCAGAAACAGATAAGGTTTTAGATGTTATAGAGTTTTGTTTCAAATACATCACTAACATAATAGGTAAAGGTCTATATCGCTACAAAGAGACAACGGACATTAAATTAACACCTGATGATGCTGTTGATGAGTTAAACATTCGATTCAAAGAGCATGGAGTTGGATATCAGTTTGAGTCAGGTGAAATAATACGTGTTGATTCAACGTACGTTCATTCAGAAATAACTAAACCTGTGTTAACATTACTTTGGAATGAACGATTTAAAGGAGCAAATGAAGAATACTTAAAAGCACATGAGCATTACAGGCATGGTAGAAATAAGGAGTGCTTAACTGACTGTTTAAAAGCTTTTGAAAGCACAATGAAGATTATCTGTGAAGAGAAGGGTTGGGCTTACAGCCAAACTGATACTGCCAGTAAACTTATAAATGTCTGTTTCGCAAATAACCTAATTCCTTCGTTTACACAGAATCAATTCTCGTCACTTCAAAACCTACTAACAACTGGAATCCCTACGATAAGAAATAAAGTAGGGGGACATGGACAAGGCCAAGTACCTCTGAAGGTAAATGACGGGTTGACTAGATATGGATTAAATTTAACTGGCACCAACATCATTTTCTTAATTGAGCAGAGCGAATTGTAAATCAATCTAGCTTATCCATAATTACTTAATCATTTATAAGCAATGGCAATATCTAACCAAGTCTTAAAGCAAATAGAGATTCATCAGCTCAAAGGACTGAAAGACTTAACTATCGACTTTACTCAACACCCACTAACAGCTATTCTCGCGCCAAACGGTATGGGTAAGTCTACAATACTCCATGCTATTGCTTGTATCAATAATCCAGTAACTGTCCCAACCTCAACTGTAAACCATCGTTTAAGTGAGTTTTTTACTCCTACAACACATTCAATTTGGACAGGTAGTAGCTTTATGGTAACTCAGGACTACCAAAATGCTGCAATTACTAGTAGAGATGTAAGGACTCACTTCAGAAAAGTAGTTGGACGATGGGCACCAAGATATGTAACTCGCATTGAAAGATATGTATCGTACATCGGTATTAGAACATGTGTCCCAATGATTGAATTAGAAACGCAACAAGCGCGTATACAATTTAATACCACGCCACTTACGGATGCTCATTCTACAAGGGTAAGGAATGCTGCAGGCTATGTGATGAACAAAGTGTACAATGAGTATAACGAGCATAAGACTGGTTGGAATAAAAGCTACATTGGAGTTTCCGTCAATGGGATTTCTTACTCTTCATTAAGTATGGGAGCTGGTGAGCAAAGAGTCTTTTTTATTCTGTCTGAGGTTTTTAGAGCACCGAATTATGGATTGATTATAATTGATGAACTTGACTTATTATTACATGAGGATGCACTATTTAGGCTTTTGGAAAAGCTTAATGAAGTCGCTAGTAACAAGCATCTTCAGATTGTTTTCACTACTCATGCGCTGTCTATTTTGACATTGGATTACATAGCATTTAGGCATCTCTATCAAACTCCATCTAAAACTCTTTGTTTTAGTGATACGAAACCTGATGCCCTACAAAGATTAACAGGACATCAACTTAGACCACTTGAGATGTTTGTCGAGGACGATCTTGCTTATGCTATCGTAAAGAAGATTGGTTCTGAAGAAGGATTGTCGAAGTATATGTCAGTTAAGAAGTTTGGGGCTGCCATAAATTGCTTTACTACAGTTGCTGGAGCCATACTAAACCAGCTTGACAACTTTCAAAATATGCTTTTTGTTCTTGATGGGGATGAATATAGTTCAGAAGAATTAAAAATACGAATGATTGGTAAGGTATTGACAGGCACATCTGAAGAGAATATACTTCAGCGAGCCTCTGCGCTGGAGAAAATTACTCAGTTGATACTACCTGTTGGGTTCCATCCTGAGTTTTATTTTTATAATGTCATCTGTGAGCTAAACAATGGAGATCTGACTGTTGAGCAAAGAGAAATTGTAGATGCAGCAAGGCAAATTGGTAATCCTGGCGATGAGCATAGGTATTTCAATGATGTCATTGTGAGAATGGATTTTACAAGGGAAGTAGGATTGAATAAACTCGTAGATCTGCTAAGCATTACTCCACAATGGGCTTCGATAAGTCAGAATATTAGGCAATGGCTTGACGAAAAAAGAGAGGTTGTTGTAGAGTAATAAGTATTGTACCATAAACACCTATAATGTAGTTAGTACTTCCCATAAACGATGGCATGCGTTAGCTTTACGTGTTAGGAAGTAAGTGATAGCGAGTATCTGTCTAACTACTGCACCAATTTAAGCTTGTCCCACCAATACGTTTAAAGGAACTACGGCATAAACACTCATGTGGCAACCTCACTGTCCATTTATTCCGTTCCTCCTTTACTTAATTGGTTCGAAAGCTTGGTACTTGTGCCATATTTAAATAGATACAACTATGGTACAAGAACAATTTAAGGTAGCTGAAGTGCA from Pedobacter endophyticus includes:
- a CDS encoding STM4504/CBY_0614 family protein, which encodes MAVFKLYSKRQKELRGEVSEVFTYDNLPSALRVQVSLIIDDAFGVDIGRYGNDNKPEKGFAMIHEIICREYGVFELGINDTGYARSGRAQLKNQLLYSPETDKVLDVIEFCFKYITNIIGKGLYRYKETTDIKLTPDDAVDELNIRFKEHGVGYQFESGEIIRVDSTYVHSEITKPVLTLLWNERFKGANEEYLKAHEHYRHGRNKECLTDCLKAFESTMKIICEEKGWAYSQTDTASKLINVCFANNLIPSFTQNQFSSLQNLLTTGIPTIRNKVGGHGQGQVPLKVNDGLTRYGLNLTGTNIIFLIEQSEL
- a CDS encoding AAA family ATPase, producing the protein MAISNQVLKQIEIHQLKGLKDLTIDFTQHPLTAILAPNGMGKSTILHAIACINNPVTVPTSTVNHRLSEFFTPTTHSIWTGSSFMVTQDYQNAAITSRDVRTHFRKVVGRWAPRYVTRIERYVSYIGIRTCVPMIELETQQARIQFNTTPLTDAHSTRVRNAAGYVMNKVYNEYNEHKTGWNKSYIGVSVNGISYSSLSMGAGEQRVFFILSEVFRAPNYGLIIIDELDLLLHEDALFRLLEKLNEVASNKHLQIVFTTHALSILTLDYIAFRHLYQTPSKTLCFSDTKPDALQRLTGHQLRPLEMFVEDDLAYAIVKKIGSEEGLSKYMSVKKFGAAINCFTTVAGAILNQLDNFQNMLFVLDGDEYSSEELKIRMIGKVLTGTSEENILQRASALEKITQLILPVGFHPEFYFYNVICELNNGDLTVEQREIVDAARQIGNPGDEHRYFNDVIVRMDFTREVGLNKLVDLLSITPQWASISQNIRQWLDEKREVVVE